The sequence below is a genomic window from Candidatus Aegiribacteria sp..
CTTTACGCAAATTCCTTTTTCGTTTTGAGTTCTTCTTCGTCTTGATATGATCGGCAAAAGGACTGTTCATTTTGAACTTCCCCTTTGCGGTTTTTCGGAACCGTCTTGCGGCTCCCTTATGCGTTTTCATTTTAGGCATTGTTTCTCCCTGCTAATTTCTCTCTTTCAAAGGCGAGATGATCATGGACATCTGTCGCCCTTCCATAACCGGCTTTCTTTCAATCCGACCGTATTCCTTAAGGTCTTCAGCAAGCTTGTCAAGAAGCTCGTAACCCTGCTCCTTGTAAGACAGTTGTCTACCTCTAAATACAACGGTTGCCTTGACTTTATGTCTGGAATCAAGGAATTCCCTGGCGTGCTCCATCTTGAAGTTATAATCATGCTCTTCTGTATTTGGTCTGAATTTTACTTCTTTCAGGCCGCCGGTATTCTGGCTTTTCCTTGTCTTTCTTTCTTTTCTCTTCTGACGATAACGGAACTTCCCATAATCAACTATACTGACAACGGGCGGGTTTGCTCCGGGTGAGATCTCAACTAGATCAAGTCCTGCTTCCGCAGCCATATCAAGAGCTTCCTGTATGCTTAAAGTTCCAATATGATCTCCGTTCTCATCCAACAATCTCACGTTGGGGCTCCGAATCTCCCCGTTAACCCTGTTCTGTTCCTTCTTACTGATGAACTGGCCTCCTATTCCGGTAATTCAGGCCTTCTGCACCCGGCCATGACTATATCAATCGCTTCATCAAGCTCCATTGAGCCTCTGTCACCTTCTCTGTGAATACGCAAAGAAACCCTGTTTGATTCCGCTTCTCGTTCACCGATAATGAACATGAAGGGAACCTTGCTGGTTTCCGCGTCTCTGATCCGGTATCCAACAGTTTCGCTTCGGGCGTCTATACTGCATCGGATTCCCAGATCAGCGAGATTGCTTTCAATCTCTTCAGCCTTTTCAAGCTGTGATGACGTAATAGGTAAGATAACAACCTGATGGGGGGCAAGCCAACCTGGAAGGTTGCCCGCGTAGTGTTCTATGAGGTTGCCGATGAACCGTTCCACTGAACCGAAGAGGGCTCTGTGGACCATGAACACCCTGTGATCCTGCCCGTCATCACCAACGTATGTAAGATTGAAACGCTGCGGGATGTTGAAGTCGAACTGGATGGTAGGTCCCTGCCAGTATCTGCCCAGCGCGTCTTTCATCTTTATATCGATCTTTGGACCGTAGAAAACCGCTTCACCCGCAACAGGCCTGTAATCCTCGCCCATCTCGTCAAGCGCTTTCCCAAGGGCGGACTCGACTTTTTTCCACTCCTCCGGCTCTCCTGCGTAATGATCGGAGTGTTCCGTGTCCATAAGAGAGAGCTCTATGCTGTATCCGAAATCGAAGATCTTCAGGAAGTAAAGAGCAAACCTGACTACTTTCTTGATTTCATCGACTATCTGATGCTCTGTACAGAAAATGTGGCCGTCATCAACAGTGAATCCGCGGACCCGCATAAGGCCGTGAAGTACGCCGCTCTTTTCGTATCTGTAAACCATACCAAGTTCAGCCAGTCGCATTGGCAGTTCTCGGTAAGATCTTTTACTGCTTTTGTAAATGATGATATGGCCAGGGCAGTTCATCGGTTTCAGCGCGTACTCACCTTTGTCTATCTCAAGGAAGTACATATTTTCTTTGTAGTAGTTGTAATGCCCTGAGGTTTTCCATAACTCAACCGGCGCTATATGAGGAGTACTTACAAGCTGATACCCGGATTTAACGTGTGCTTTCTTCCAGTGGTTCTCCAACTCCTCCCGGACAATCGTACCGTCAGGCAGCCAGTATGTCAGACCAGGGCCGCCGGAGCCCCCTATTATGAAAAGACCTAGCTCCGGGCCGAGTTTTCTGTGGTCCCTCTTCTTCGCTTCCTCAAGTATCGAAAGGTGTTCTTTCAGGTTTTTCGACGAATCGAATACGGTTCCGTAAATTCGCGTAAGCATTTCGTTTTTCTCATCACCGCGCCAGTATGCTCCGGCGGTGCTTAGAAGCTCGAAGTACTTCAGGCATTTTGTTGATGGAACATGGGGGCCTTTGCAGAGATCAACAAATTCACCAAGTTGATAAACAAATACATTCTCTTCTGCATCGCGCAGTTCCTCAATGAGTTCCATTTTGTATTTCTCGCCTTTATCCTCAAAAAACGCAACTGCATCTTCGAAACCCATCTCTTTGCGGATGAATGGCACATTCTCCTTAACCTGTTTTTTCATTTCAGCGGCAATTTCCTCGAATGCTGAAATACCGGGAAAATCAGGTATATCGAAATCGTAGTAGAATCCGTCCTCTATCGAGGGGCCTATTCCAAACCTGGCGGCAGGATACAGTTTCTGTACGGCACTCGCGAGAAGGTGTGAACAACTGTGCCGAAGGGCTTTCTTGCCCTCTTCATCCCTGAATGTCAGAATTTCTATATTTCCATCTTCCTGCAGTGGCTCGCAGAGGTCCAGTAACTTACCATTGAATTTTACAATCAAAGCATTTCTGGCGAGTCCCTCAGAAATATCTCCGGCTATTTCAAGACCGGTGGTACCTACCTCATACTCTCTTAAACTACTGTCCGGGAAACTTATACGCATAATCCAGGCGACCTCCTTCCGGTCATAAAATGAATGAAACTAAAAAATGGTGGGCGATACTGGACTTGAACCAGTGACCTCTTGCATGTCAAGCAAGCACTCTAGCCACCTGAGCTAATCGCCCACCGCACCATACAAAGCGTGGCTCGAAGGATATATACGAAAGGTGTAATCGTCAAGGTTCAAACTGTCATTATCAAGGTTTGACGAAGCAGTTCAAATATTGTTAAGGCTTTTCGTCTTCCGCTTCTTCTATCAGGAAAAAAACCTCTTTAAGAATCGGAAAGGGGTATTGATTCCTGAATAGTGATTCCTCCGTGAACGATTGTTGTTCCTGCTTTTCCGTCAAGCGCCTTGAGAATATTACCCGGAGACGTTATTACGACCTTCTTACCGCCGTGCTTGAGGAAACCTATGGATGCCCGGATCTTGGGAAGCATTGAACCCGCAGCGAACTCTCCATGATGAACGAACCGCTCCATCTCCTCAAGGGTAGCATTGTGAATAGGCTTCTGATCAGGCTTCCCGAAGTTCACATAAACTTCCGGTACCGCTGTGGATATTACGTAAGTATCAGCTTCCAGCCGTGTGGCGAGAAGCGCGCTTACATGATCTTTGTCGATAACCGCGGGAACTCCTCTTACCTTGTATCCCTCACGTACTACAGGGATCCCCCCGCCGCCTGCGCAGATAACGATCTCGCCGGCATTGACAAGGGTTCTTATAGCCTCAAGCTCAAGTATTCTCCTGGGTTTGGGAGATGGCACAACACGTCTCCATCCCCTTCCGGCGTCCTCTTTCATGATCCAGCCGAATTCCTTTTTGATTTTACCGGCTTCTTCTTTACTGTAGAAAGAACCGACGGGTTTCGATGGATTCTCAAAGGCCGGATCGTCAGGGGCCACAAGAACCTGTGTAATGAGAGCGGTTACAGGGATATCAACACCGCGCTCCTCCAGAACATCGCCAAGAACCTGCTGCAGAATGTAACCGATGTAACCCTGCGTTGCCGCAACGTTCAAATCCATACCATCCGGGGGAATACTGGAGGAAGCCAGGGCATTCCTTAAAAGCTCGTACCCCACCTGAGGGCCGTTGCCGTGGGTGATTACAACACCTCCACGGAACTGAGCGATGGTTGCCATCTCTTCGCAGACTTCCCGTGCCATTTTGTGAGTGCCCAGATTTCCGTTGTTCGCGCCTGAGGAGATAAGGGAGTTACCCCCGACAGCTATTACAGTCCTTGAAGTCATTCTAGCCTGCATCGGTACTATCCTCCATTTTCTTTTCGGCAGCCGTTTCTCCTTTGTACAGAATCACAAGAAGAACACCACCAGCCGTAATGGCAATATCGGCAACGTTAAATGTGGGCCACCGCCAGCCGGTGAAACCGATATCTATAAAATCAACAACCTTGCCGTACATGAACCTGTCCAGAAGGTTTCCAAGCGCTCCTCCAAGAATTGCTCCTAATCCCGCAATAAACAGCGGTGAGCGTTTTCCGAATTTCCATATGAAAATAGATACCATTACAGCTGCAACAGTGGTAATAACGGTCAGAAACAGTGGCCCCCCCCATGGCATACTGAAGGCCGCGCCCTGGTTCCATGCGAGGGTAAACCTCAGAAAGTTGCCGATAATCTCCTCAGGATGATGCAGCTCCAGTTCTCCACGAGCAAGTACTTTGGTCATTTGATCGATAATCAGGACCGAAAGCGCGGTGAGATATCCGCATAACCTGGTTTTCTTCTCAGTCATCAGTGTACACTCCATCAAGGATATCTGCACATCTGGCGCAGACATCGTCCGGTATACATGTTCCGACTTCCGGCAATATCCTCCAGCACCTGTTGCATTTCGAACCCTCCGCCTTCTTGACGGAAACGGATATCTCATCTCCGGCCTTCACATTGGCCTGAGATACAATCAGGAAATCTGACCAGTCCTCACCATTCGCCGACGCAACCATGTTCTCAGGGACCGTAAGCTCAACCGTGGCGTCCAGTCCGCCGCCTATCTCTCCCGCCGCCCGTTTTTCCTCAAGTTCCTTCAGTGCCATTTTCCTTATTTCAAGATACGGTTCCCAGCAATCAAGTTCTCCGATATCCTTTTCCGTATCACTCAGTATGTCCGCATCGGGATACAGGGAGAGGTGAACACTGTCAGTTTCTTCCTTAAGACAATCGGGAAGCTCCATCCATGCTTCTTCGGCGGTAAAGGGAATAAGAGGAGCAAGAAGCTTCATCATGTTCTTCAGCATGTATGCCATAACCTGTCTGGTCATTCTGCTGGATTCGGAATCGGGGTTCCCGCAGTACAGCCTGTCCTTCCTCATATCGAGGTACTGTCCGGACAGACTTATCACCGCGAAGTTCCTGAGCTCACGGTACACCCTGTGAAACTGAAATTTCCGGTATTCCTCGATACAGAACCTGCAGAGTTTCCTGAATCTCAGATAGATGTACCTGTCGAAACCCCGAAGTTTTGAAGGCTCAAGGCACACTTCGTTGAAATCTCCGAGGTTTCCAAGTATGAATCTGAGTGTATTTCGAAGTTTTCTGTATGCCTCCCTGGCGTCATCAAGCTGAGACATGTCCGCCCTGAAATCCGCCGTATAATCCACGCCTGCAAACCAGAGCCTGAGTATATCGGCTCCCTGGCGGTCTGTTATCTTAAGAGGTGACATTACATTACCAAGGGATTTCGACATCTTCCTGCCGTTCTTATCCTGAATAAGACCGTGTGTTATTATGTTATCCGCCGGTCTGCTCATTCCGAGGGCTTCACTGGTTATCAGGCTTACTCCGAACCATCCACGATGCTGGTCGGTTGCCTCAAGGTATACGGCAGCGGGCCGCGAAAGCTCATGTTTTGAATGGAGCACATTGAAGTGGC
It includes:
- the thrS gene encoding threonine--tRNA ligase encodes the protein MRISFPDSSLREYEVGTTGLEIAGDISEGLARNALIVKFNGKLLDLCEPLQEDGNIEILTFRDEEGKKALRHSCSHLLASAVQKLYPAARFGIGPSIEDGFYYDFDIPDFPGISAFEEIAAEMKKQVKENVPFIRKEMGFEDAVAFFEDKGEKYKMELIEELRDAEENVFVYQLGEFVDLCKGPHVPSTKCLKYFELLSTAGAYWRGDEKNEMLTRIYGTVFDSSKNLKEHLSILEEAKKRDHRKLGPELGLFIIGGSGGPGLTYWLPDGTIVREELENHWKKAHVKSGYQLVSTPHIAPVELWKTSGHYNYYKENMYFLEIDKGEYALKPMNCPGHIIIYKSSKRSYRELPMRLAELGMVYRYEKSGVLHGLMRVRGFTVDDGHIFCTEHQIVDEIKKVVRFALYFLKIFDFGYSIELSLMDTEHSDHYAGEPEEWKKVESALGKALDEMGEDYRPVAGEAVFYGPKIDIKMKDALGRYWQGPTIQFDFNIPQRFNLTYVGDDGQDHRVFMVHRALFGSVERFIGNLIEHYAGNLPGWLAPHQVVILPITSSQLEKAEEIESNLADLGIRCSIDARSETVGYRIRDAETSKVPFMFIIGEREAESNRVSLRIHREGDRGSMELDEAIDIVMAGCRRPELPE
- the arcC gene encoding carbamate kinase, giving the protein MQARMTSRTVIAVGGNSLISSGANNGNLGTHKMAREVCEEMATIAQFRGGVVITHGNGPQVGYELLRNALASSSIPPDGMDLNVAATQGYIGYILQQVLGDVLEERGVDIPVTALITQVLVAPDDPAFENPSKPVGSFYSKEEAGKIKKEFGWIMKEDAGRGWRRVVPSPKPRRILELEAIRTLVNAGEIVICAGGGGIPVVREGYKVRGVPAVIDKDHVSALLATRLEADTYVISTAVPEVYVNFGKPDQKPIHNATLEEMERFVHHGEFAAGSMLPKIRASIGFLKHGGKKVVITSPGNILKALDGKAGTTIVHGGITIQESIPLSDS
- the rpmI gene encoding 50S ribosomal protein L35 codes for the protein MPKMKTHKGAARRFRKTAKGKFKMNSPFADHIKTKKNSKRKRNLRKGSIASKADTKRLRKLLP
- the infC gene encoding translation initiation factor IF-3, which encodes MSKKEQNRVNGEIRSPNVRLLDENGDHIGTLSIQEALDMAAEAGLDLVEISPGANPPVVSIVDYGKFRYRQKRKERKTRKSQNTGGLKEVKFRPNTEEHDYNFKMEHAREFLDSRHKVKATVVFRGRQLSYKEQGYELLDKLAEDLKEYGRIERKPVMEGRQMSMIISPLKERN
- the lspA gene encoding signal peptidase II, which encodes MTEKKTRLCGYLTALSVLIIDQMTKVLARGELELHHPEEIIGNFLRFTLAWNQGAAFSMPWGGPLFLTVITTVAAVMVSIFIWKFGKRSPLFIAGLGAILGGALGNLLDRFMYGKVVDFIDIGFTGWRWPTFNVADIAITAGGVLLVILYKGETAAEKKMEDSTDAG